In one window of Fibrobacter sp. UWH6 DNA:
- the nadC gene encoding carboxylating nicotinate-nucleotide diphosphorylase: MYGDNSTPVFPTEDALTMIRLALAEDVRTGDVTSMWTIPADQKQHARLIAKEDGVVAGLPIIELVFQEMKANATVTLHKKDGDVVKKGDLIAELDGTTHELLTGERTLLNFIQQLSGVATVAHTFQEALKGGKTKVLDTRKTIPGFRTLQKYAVRVGGGSNHRMGLFDMVLVKDNHIAAAGGVLEALAVVKKNNTQNLMVEMEVENFDQLRALLNKGVDVIMLDNMSNETMAEALKIIKESGDKCLVEGSGNMTLERAKEIATLGLDFISVGALTHSVKALDISMRI, encoded by the coding sequence ATGTACGGTGATAATTCTACTCCGGTGTTTCCCACAGAAGATGCTTTGACTATGATCCGTCTGGCTTTGGCTGAAGACGTTCGCACTGGTGACGTGACCAGCATGTGGACCATTCCTGCCGACCAGAAGCAGCATGCTCGTTTGATCGCTAAGGAAGATGGCGTTGTGGCTGGTCTTCCCATTATCGAACTGGTGTTCCAGGAAATGAAGGCAAATGCTACCGTGACCCTCCACAAGAAGGATGGTGACGTGGTAAAGAAGGGCGATCTGATTGCCGAACTTGATGGTACCACTCACGAACTTTTGACCGGTGAACGTACCTTGCTGAACTTCATCCAGCAGCTTTCCGGTGTGGCCACTGTGGCTCACACTTTCCAGGAAGCATTGAAGGGTGGTAAGACCAAGGTCCTGGATACCCGTAAGACTATTCCCGGTTTCCGTACCTTGCAGAAGTATGCAGTTCGCGTTGGCGGCGGATCCAACCACCGTATGGGTCTCTTTGACATGGTGCTGGTGAAGGACAACCACATTGCTGCCGCCGGTGGCGTGTTGGAAGCTCTGGCAGTTGTCAAGAAGAATAACACCCAGAACCTTATGGTGGAAATGGAAGTGGAAAATTTCGACCAGCTGCGCGCCTTGCTCAATAAGGGTGTTGACGTGATTATGCTGGACAACATGAGCAACGAAACCATGGCTGAAGCCTTGAAGATCATCAAGGAAAGCGGCGACAAGTGCCTGGTGGAAGGTTCCGGCAACATGACCCTGGAACGCGCCAAGGAAATCGCTACCCTCGGCCTGGACTTCATCTCCGTGGGTGCCCTTACTCATAGCGTGAAGGCTTTGGACATTTCCATGAGAATTTAA
- a CDS encoding type III pantothenate kinase → MADSVTLVVDVGNTHTVLGIFKGTKVVDYWRLTTRKETTSDEVMNRIGGLLRFSKINPEEITHVGLSTVVPALERPWIKALDSLLKKHVQVVNSKNCLGLKIDYQNPSMAGADRLCNVIALREEGLKNGVVVDMGTATTFDVMKDGAFVGGVIIPGINASLDALTEKAARLLPVTIEWPENVVADNTDDAIRAGLLYGFLAQLEVLIGKIKKEVGCEDLPVYATGGWGKTIARRTTLIDKYDPFLTLRGIRLVAVKGNSVAEVERDTEEE, encoded by the coding sequence ATGGCAGATTCTGTAACATTAGTTGTTGACGTAGGAAACACCCACACGGTTCTTGGCATTTTCAAGGGAACCAAGGTGGTGGATTACTGGCGTCTGACAACCCGTAAGGAAACCACTTCCGACGAGGTGATGAACCGTATCGGAGGTCTTCTCCGCTTTTCTAAGATTAATCCGGAAGAGATTACCCATGTGGGTCTTTCGACGGTGGTGCCCGCTCTTGAGCGCCCCTGGATCAAGGCTCTGGATTCTCTGCTGAAAAAGCACGTTCAGGTTGTCAATTCCAAGAACTGCCTCGGTTTGAAAATTGATTACCAGAATCCTTCCATGGCTGGTGCCGACCGCCTCTGCAATGTGATTGCGCTCCGTGAAGAAGGCCTGAAAAACGGTGTGGTGGTGGATATGGGAACTGCAACCACCTTTGATGTCATGAAGGATGGCGCTTTTGTCGGGGGCGTGATTATCCCCGGTATTAACGCTAGCCTGGATGCCCTTACCGAAAAGGCTGCCCGCTTGCTTCCGGTAACTATCGAATGGCCCGAAAACGTGGTGGCTGACAATACGGATGATGCTATTCGAGCTGGTCTTCTTTATGGCTTCCTGGCTCAGCTGGAAGTGCTGATCGGTAAGATCAAGAAGGAAGTGGGCTGCGAAGACCTGCCTGTCTATGCGACGGGCGGTTGGGGCAAGACCATTGCCCGCCGGACAACCCTTATTGACAAGTATGACCCTTTCCTAACTTTGCGAGGAATCCGTCTGGTGGCTGTCAAGGGAAATTCCGTTGCAGAAGTGGAACGGGATACCGAAGAAGAATAG
- a CDS encoding GGDEF domain-containing protein, which produces MLAKFLKTLSQNRTLIFLVMCLFVHIFNAIYFYSIGLTPLVVLNIGSSCLYVLFLTLFKKNSDLQIVFAYFEIIIFSFLSEVVAGGHFSYVNFIIGMVAVVFFLLPFRNKKKHIYQFIGAVSAIGVSQITVFEYSMFPEYLPIVLEHKVFISCLNLIITLFTLFYVSNLYLVELNEARAKLDYSSNHDVLTGLYNRRFFEGIMKRSKEENENAFSVAMVDVDDFKHINDTYGHEAGDKVLERVSHLLADVLPKNAIAVRWGGEEFVLYLPMMSVDSARGVLENFITRLRESSVIYRNQEIRISATIGVCTGDSISEYENYIRQADEKLYWGKKHGKNQIVS; this is translated from the coding sequence GTGCTGGCAAAATTCCTTAAGACGTTATCGCAGAACAGAACGTTGATCTTTTTGGTCATGTGTCTGTTTGTCCATATATTCAACGCAATCTATTTTTATTCCATTGGCTTAACTCCGCTGGTGGTGCTGAATATTGGTAGTTCTTGTCTGTATGTCTTGTTCCTGACCTTGTTCAAGAAGAATAGCGACCTGCAGATTGTATTTGCCTATTTCGAAATAATCATATTCTCGTTCTTGAGTGAAGTTGTGGCCGGCGGTCACTTTAGCTATGTGAACTTTATTATCGGCATGGTGGCTGTGGTGTTCTTTCTGCTGCCCTTTAGGAACAAGAAGAAACATATTTACCAGTTCATTGGTGCGGTGTCGGCCATTGGCGTAAGCCAAATTACGGTGTTCGAATATTCCATGTTCCCGGAATACTTACCTATTGTTCTTGAACATAAAGTATTCATTTCCTGTCTGAATCTTATCATTACCTTGTTTACCCTTTTCTATGTTTCCAACCTTTATTTGGTAGAGCTGAACGAGGCCAGGGCCAAACTGGATTATTCAAGTAATCATGACGTGCTGACCGGTCTTTATAACCGCCGCTTTTTTGAAGGCATCATGAAACGCAGCAAGGAAGAAAACGAGAATGCCTTTTCTGTGGCCATGGTGGATGTGGACGACTTTAAGCATATTAACGATACTTACGGTCACGAGGCCGGCGACAAGGTTCTGGAACGGGTGAGCCACCTGCTGGCCGATGTGCTTCCCAAGAATGCCATTGCCGTCCGTTGGGGTGGCGAGGAATTCGTGCTTTACCTGCCCATGATGAGTGTGGACAGTGCCCGTGGAGTCCTGGAAAATTTCATTACGAGACTTCGCGAAAGTTCCGTTATTTACCGGAATCAGGAAATCAGGATTTCTGCGACAATCGGCGTGTGTACCGGTGACAGTATTTCGGAATATGAGAATTACATCCGCCAGGCAGACGAAAAACTCTACTGGGGAAAGAAACACGGCAAAAACCAGATTGTGAGTTAG